A genomic stretch from Helianthus annuus cultivar XRQ/B chromosome 1, HanXRQr2.0-SUNRISE, whole genome shotgun sequence includes:
- the LOC110925564 gene encoding protein NRT1/ PTR FAMILY 1.2 yields the protein MEAATGTSVLYVWSALANGLSIFGGLISDSYLGRFRVIAIGSLFSLVGVTLLWLTSIVPQLTPSSCQEPGTGCSPPTRAQFGFLYASFGIMSIGSACIRPCSIAFGADQLKHHKNQRLIDSYFNWYYASATISIAIASTVVVYIQDRFGWRVGFAVPVLAMFCSVLMFLLGSPLYVKVKVDKSPFSGLIQVLIVAFRNRKIRLLPDDCYNYSNDMDQVELTDSLRFLNKACVVRDVDIGSSGSNPCGIPTVENVESLKSLIRIVPIWSSGILVFVNLLQKFPTLEAEKMNRRITSSFEIPAASFNLFMLLTITIWIPFYDRVMVPFLAKFTHEPRGLNLKTRMGVGIILSIITMVVSAIVKTIRRDLANSNTRVVMSAMWLVPQFVLLGLTEAFNGIGQLEFYYSELPNSMPSLAMVMFKVSMAVASLVASLLTNIVDSATGQGGGVSWLSSDIDEGHVDYYYWLLSFLTLLNFVYYLICCRL from the exons ATGGAAGCTGCGACCGGAACCAGCGTACTCTATGTCTGGTCCGCGCTTGCGAATGGTCTCTCCATCTTTGGGGGTTTGATATCCGACTCTTATTTGGGTCGGTTTCGGGTCATTGCCATCGGGTCTCTCTTTAGTCTTGTT GGGGTGACTCTTCTCTGGTTGACATCCATTGTTCCACAATTAACACCTTCATCATGCCAAGAACCCGGCACGGGTTGCAGCCCGCCAACACGGGCCCAGTTCGGTTTCCTTTACGCATCCTTTGGTATAATGTCTATCGGGTCGGCCTGCATCAGACCCTGTTCCATAGCCTTTGGTGCTGACCAACTCAAACACCATAAAAACCAAAGGCTCATTGATAGCTACTTCAACTGGTATTATGCTTCTGCCACTATTTCCATTGCTATTGCTTCTACTGTTGTGGTCTACATTCAAGACCGGTTTGGTTGGCGGGTCGGGTTTGCGGTTCCAGTTTTGGCAATGTTTTGTTCTGTTCTCATGTTTTTACTCGGGTCACCTCTttatgtcaaagtcaaagttgacaAGAGCCCGTTTTCGGGGTTGATTCAAGTCTTAATCGTTGCGTTTAGGAACCGTAAGATCCGTCTTCTTCCTGATGACTGCTATAACTATAGCAATGATATGGATCAAGTTGAGTTAACCGACAGTTTAAG GTTTCTTAACAAAGCCTGTGTTGTTAGAGATGTGGACATTGGTTCTTCGGGCTCAAACCCGTGTGGTATCCCCACAGTCGAAAATGTGGAATCCCTCAAATCCCTAATTCGGATAGTACCTATTTGGTCATCGGGCATTCTAGTATTCGTAAACTTGTTGCAAAAGTTCCCAACACTTGAAGCCGAAAAAATGAACCGAAGGATCACCTCAAGTTTCGAGATCCCGGCAGCGTCTTTCAACTTGTTTATGCTTTTGACAATCACAATATGGATCCCGTTTTATGACCGTGTTATGGTCCCGTTTCTAGCAAAATTTACACACGAGCCTCGAGGGCTCAACCTGAAAACCCGAATGGGAGTTGGGATAATATTGTCAATCATAACCATGGTAGTATCCGCAATCGTGAAAACCATAAGGCGTGATTTAGCAAACTCAAACACGAGGGTTGTCATGTCAGCGATGTGGTTGGTCCCACAGTTCGTATTACTAGGTTTAACCGAAGCGTTTAATGGAATTGGACAATTGGAGTTTTATTATTCCGAGCTCCCAAATAGCATGCCGAGTTTAGCAATGGTTATGTTTAAGGTGAGCATGGCGGTTGCTTCGCTTGTTGCAAGCCTTTTAACTAATATTGTGGACTCGGCTACTGGCCAAGGAGGTGGCGTAAGTTGGCTGTCGAGTGATATTGACGAGGGACACGTGGATTACTATTATTGGTTGCTTAGTTTCTTGACTTTGCTCAACTTTGTCTACTACTTAATTTGTTGTCGTCTATGA